The Solea senegalensis isolate Sse05_10M linkage group LG12, IFAPA_SoseM_1, whole genome shotgun sequence DNA segment GGTGAGAGTGGATAATTCATGTACTGTATTGGACTTGGTATAGAGTTCCAGGTGTTGGTTCCTCTAAAGGAAAAAGAAGCCTGGCCAAATGCACTTTTCCTAAAGGGAACAGTGCAGTTACCTCTGGTGCCTGCTCTGGTTGTGctgtttgagttattttttatatattcctGTAAAGGAGGTGGAGCTAGACCATGTTGGTTTTAATATGGATAATACTAATATGGAGTCAATGTATTTCACAGTGTTCTCCCAATCTAGCAGTTCaagtttcttttaaatctgACAGTGATGGTATATTTTCGATTTTCTATCTCAAACTTTTATAGCTTGTTTATATGTTGTCTCTAAGAACAATGTGTCCATCAGGCAGACTTCCCTCTCGCATGCTGTCTGAGAGGTGACATCACTCTGACATCACAGCAAAACACAAGTACTGTGACACCACAATGTGGACAGACTCAGattattatgtctatgaggcaTGTACAGAGTTTTTGGTTgggaaataatgttttttaataatccacTTTTTAGTGATGGTCTGTTTCAGCTGTAGCAATCACACGTTTACTGCATTAGCTGCAACAGATCACAAGCTTTGTTTGCTACCTTTAACGGTCAGTCAAAATATCTATAATTATAAAGCACTGCTTGTataatagaaacaaaaatacagaacaACAACCTGAATCAATTTATTATAGGTTAACAAACTGACCATTCTGGATGAGTTTGTTTAGCCTTGACGCTGTTGACCGGCCCTATAAGTGACTTCCAGCGTGCAATAGCATTGTTGCAGGCCAGAGTCATGGCAATGATGGGTCCAGAGCTCATGAAGGCAGTCAAGTTGGGAAAGAAGAACTTTCCATACTGGTCTGCGTAGAAGTCGCTGCATTGCTCTGGACGTAGCTGCAGCCTCCGCCTCTGTCAGGTGGAACATTGAACATTTCATTGAGGTGTTTATCAAGGTGAATCAAATTTAGTGGGTCAATTTAAAACACAGTACAAGATAGTCAGTGTCTAGAGAAAGTTCTCCACACTAGAACTGATGTAGGTTACCACCCTTAGCAGGTGACAGGGATTGCCAAATGTCAATGCTGACCAGTAGATGTTAGGTACACGTCAGGAAAGACTATATATGAAAACTATAATAACACAGCCAGGTTTTCAATTAACAGCAATTTGTCAGTTGAGTTTTACGGAAGTGTATTGCTGCCACATCAGCAAAATAGAAACAGATCAGTATCACTTCATAATGTGGtaagttcatttttaaaacagtatgCACATTCTAAGAACAATAAACTGTCGTCGCTGGTGTGGCAGTGATACACTTCTGTAGATTTTGATCAAAGTAATAAACGAGTCaactattatatttatttgctCATTTAACGCTTAAGTATTTAATTTGTGATCAGTATAATTTAGTAGCTAACTGGATCACATGAGgacatgtgttatttattttctaaaattCTGGACACATTGTCAAATGTGGTAAACGCATAATTCCAACAACTAAACCTCCCAGATGAGAAAATCCATGTTTCTGAAGAATGATCAGCTATAACACTTATTCTTATCATAACATGAATGACAACATGTTTCCTTTTCAATAGTTTAGCATGACCATTATGGTGGCATTGtcagcgccctctggtggacaaacCTTATAAAGGTTAAATACCAAAAATGAAGGAGCTTCATATACacaaacaagtcaaaagtcactcaCGACAACACAAACTGAAGGTCGAAAATGTCGGTCACAGAACTGTTAATCACTAGTGCCGATGTTTGTCTCCGTCAGCACACTTAAAGGAGACAAACATCAAACGTACCTGCAGAACAGTGAAGCCGGATTTCAGGATAACGTCTTCAATCTCGTCACTTTGGTGGATGGCGTCTGGTTTAATGATGGCCAGTGTTCTCTCCACGTGAATGCGAGGGTACGAATATCGGTCCATAGTTTCCTTCAGGTTAGCTACATAGGACTGTAACCTTGCGTTGaatttaataaagtatattacggtaaagttaattaaaaattgTTGTAAACTACTACCCAAGCGCGGTTTTGGTGTCTACATTGAAGTTGCTAGGCTACAAGCATTCGTCTACGGGAAGCCAAACAGGACAATCTATTTACTGCGCAATGCAATCACCTAAAATCATACAGACATTTCGAATTTAAGATACTAGATTTCGTAATATATTATTGtctttagtgttttatttttcatctctACACTTTCATATCATCATTCTTATGATCAGTGTTGAGAATGTACTTCATTACATATTCATTGCACAACCAgtattcactttatgtacagttcttatttcttgtttatatgcatatgtttacacttattttatgcatatatgttatgttagttttttttgtaatattctcattccttgcatatatgcatatgtttacacttattttatgcatatatgttattttagtttcttgtaatatttatatttttcttatgtatatttatacttttctactttatgctggtgttttttgagtggacagcaaagtaagcatttcattgtacagggaaacgtgtttctttactgtgcatatgacaataaacactttgaatcttgaatcttgaattagTTGTTCACACAAAGAAGGCagtacacaagcacacataatatgtatataatcatattaaaagtttttttgtgaGAATACAGCTTGCACATTGCAGAATTTCTGAGATGTGTACTGCTCACTAAGGAAAACACAagtcattcacacaaacacatttcttacTTTTAATGGGATCACAGAAAAGCcaaatcagaaaaacaataTCAGGCAATAAAAAAACGAGCTCTCAGTACTGTGTATTGGCCCATTAAGCATCAATAATAGCTTCCACTCTGTTTTAATAGTTGTGAGTGAGGACTTTAATTGTCTCAGGTGGTAAAACTTCCCATCTATCTTGGCAAAAAGCCTCCAAGTCCCATAAATTATTATAAGGTTGTTTTGCACAAGCTGCACATTTGAGATCTTCACAAATTGGCTCAGTTTCATGGAGGTCAGGAGACTGTGACCATTACAGCTGTGAACACTGAAGATTTGCCTTGCACTTTGGATAACTGTCATATTAGAACGTTTCAGTACATCCCATCCACAGCATCATGACTGATGTGCCCTCCAGTATCTTCTGATTACAAGCTGAAGATATCATGCCATTAATTTTGTCTTCACACCTCGTGCTGTTCATCAGATCCACCACCATGCTTTGAAGTAAGAATAGTGTTGTTCTTTTTGAAATAAGCCTTGTCCAATGCTCTCTAAACATTGCATTCAATAAGTTCACTTTTAGTCTCATCACTGCAAATGACAGTGACTCAATTCCTTTAGTGTGTTTTTGGTTTAGGGACAATTCCTTTAGCCACATTCTGTTCAAGTCCCTCTTAAGAATCTACATGCAgccattttaattttgttaagGGCTGTGTTTTAGCTGGTCGCTTTTTCTTGACAACCAATTTTTCAAGGAGTTATGTTCAGTAGCAGGTGAGTAGTGagcctgaaaataaaacaacactcatATCTCACAGAATTTGATATAAAGTGCTGTTTAAATATGTAACAGTGATATTTCTGACTATGTCTTACTATAAAAATATTGCTCCTAAATAATATGTAGTATTATTTTGTAACACTGTGGTGGCAGCCGTGCCTGGACCACATGTGcagtttgagggtttttatGCGTTAGTCTTTGACTAATACACTCCAAAAATTGcaagaatttacattttgcactgatggatcttaagaaggttctaagcagtgcttcaaaatgcaaaaagaagaaataaaagtgggacaaaataaagaaaaattgaGGTTGTGCAGAGGCGTCAAACTGCTGCTGGGTATGTGGAGATGTTGCAGGGGGCATCCCTCATGACGGAAGGCCATCGTCTCTGTGGTAATGGCCGGGTTTTTCAACAGGACAGCGCTGCAGTTCACAATGCCCGCCTGATAAAAGACTTCTTCCAGAGAAATAACATCCCTCTAAAATTCTTTTGGGTCTACCACTTGACTTCTGTTCCTTAACCCTCAGGATCTTTTAAGAAGTGACTGTCTTACTGTGTCCAATCCCAGCAGCAATGGCAGAGGCCTTGCTGATGCAGCTCAACAATTTGAACGCGTTCAGAGATAaaactttttttgcttttgccaTCAGGAGGTCATGACAGTGTGGATACCTGACAGAAAATGGCACTGAATCCAAATTTTTGCAAAGATTTAGCCTTTTAAAGGCTAAATCTtttgatcagctgatgaacagccCAATGGTTGTTTGCAATTACTTGCTTAATCATATTTTTGTCTCActcccatttcttctttttgcattttgaagcactaCTTATAACCTTAAGGTCCaacagtgcaaaatgtaaattctaGCAAGTTTTCAACTGGTATTAAAATTTTGATCAGGAGTGAATTTTAGCCATAGCGCAGTATCCATAAGGGCAAAGCAATTTAATGAATACATCGATCAtttacacaggaaaaaaaaaacctgtttgcaGGTGTGCAATTACGTGATAATGGCCCAGTTTCATACCCATCACCCCACTAATctcaaaaaaaactttttgccTCGCCCTTCTGTAGCAAGTGCTCCTTTCAAAATTTGACCAATACTTTATGAATTCTGCCAGCAGCATGAAAACCGAGCACAGCTGTAGATGCATGGAAACGTTGCTTTCTTCAGGTTTGGAACcgattcatttacaaaaaaaaaaagaaaaagaaaagatatcatataaacaatatcactgtttttttttttacagtggatcaacaaaagAGCAgcactttattttca contains these protein-coding regions:
- the LOC122778335 gene encoding nucleoside diphosphate kinase homolog 5-like, whose product is MDRYSYPRIHVERTLAIIKPDAIHQSDEIEDVILKSGFTVLQRRRLQLRPEQCSDFYADQYGKFFFPNLTAFMSSGPIIAMTLACNNAIARWKSLIGPVNSVKAKQTHPECLRAKYGTSDLKNALHGSESFHAAEREIKFMFPNSVIESIPSREATEEYLNRYVNPTLLRGLTELCKHKPLNPCVWLADWLMKNSPNNPQICDGREAEWQQEKGKEYIT